A DNA window from Aspergillus nidulans FGSC A4 chromosome I contains the following coding sequences:
- a CDS encoding putative pyridoxal 5'-phosphate synthase pyroB (transcript_id=CADANIAT00006869) produces the protein MIKITVGVLALQGAFLEHLELLKKAAASLGSQQSSPQWEFLEIRTPQELKRCDALVLPGGESTAISLVAARSNLLEPLRDFVKVHRKPTWGTCAGLILLAESANRTKKGGQELIGGLDVRVNRNHFGRQTESFQAPLDLPFLSTSGTPQQPFPAVFIRAPVVEKILPHHDGIQVDEAKRVETVVAPSRQAESEASRRAMSRDVEVLASLPGRAAHLAVSGTPIRADEETGDIVAVRQGNVFGTSFHPELTGDERIHAWWLRQVEDSVKRLQ, from the exons ATGATTAAGATTACTGTCGGTGTTCTCGCCTTACAAGGCGCCTTCCTGGAGCATTTAGAGCTGCTGAAAAAGGCAGCGGCCTCGCTGGGCTCGCAACAATCTTCGCCGCAGTGGGAATTTCTTGAGATCCGGACCCCGCAAGAACTCAAGAGATGCGATGCGCTCGTCCTGCCTGGGGGTGAAAGTACAGCAATCTCATTGGTGGCAGCTCGGTCTAATTTACTTGAGCCTTTGAGAGATTTTGTGAA GGTCCACCGCAAACCAACATGGGGAACCTGCGCCGGGTTAATATTGCTCGCGGAATCGGCGAACCGGACTAAAAAAGGTGGCCAGGAGTTGATCGGAGGATTAGATGTTCGAGTTAATCGCAACCACTTTGGCCGGCAAACGGAAAGCTTTCAGGCGCCGCTTGATCTGCCGTTCCTCAGCACATCCGGTACACCCCAGCAGCCCTTTCCGGCAGTCTTCATTCGTGCGCCGGTAGTTGAGAAAATCTTGCCGCATCACGACGGTATTCAGGTGGACGAAGCTAAGAGAGTCGAGACCGTTGTTGCTCCTTCGCGACAAGCCGAGAGCGAAGCGTCCCGGAGGGCAATGTCACGCGACGTTGAAGTATTGGCTAGTCTTCCCGGGAGGGCTGCGCATTTAGCTGTCAGTGGAACACCTATTCGTGCGGATGAGGAAACTGGTGATATTGTTGCCGTGAGACAAGGCAACGTCTTTGGTACAAGCTTCCACCCTGAGTTGACTGGTGACGAAAGAATCCATGCCTGGTGGCTGCGCCAAGTGGAAGATTCTGTAAAACGATTGCAATGA
- a CDS encoding uncharacterized protein (transcript_id=CADANIAT00006873) has translation MGSSNGKAVESSDRVVVTPGRSKPRSTSRVRWTVGLLVRLTIWYFLLTPFFRCPSNVAELTDSSPRICKPYLVARSYVEPHVIPHYNAHAAPYVDAARPYIRIINEKVYTPASNIAKQGYETYGAPALDRAQAYGQQQWDANIVPHVQVAKGKATDWYEAQVAPHVDHVVAILSPYYNKVHRAYWTAVDGYFLPFAAKYQPYIGKTYTSGQEILTTTILPHAHNAWYLTVHFVNHSLWPRIYSLYSENVEPQLVKIGQRLASYREGNRLRGVADEVESSAVYSTVSSSSSVKSRSPTANYVPESTPTPSLSPSELAAQIRDKISSDLVTWKERFASASEKGVENLESRVVEIVDTYLADGAQSEGEKLVMALETVVEEQTAAIKSRINALTESLPSTDAPAEEETAVEELLKGVRNSAVIIRDRAHTLREWHVSFEEELIRKVSVAVNSTLAVLDDVRDLGLQEIGMRWALMDGVTYKDWEDYHSLKEEFEDWKAKFREVGLQHARIEAVKEAADGILSRGMDVAEAAAKELARLKEVGRWKIAAREVSDDFDTRLEPPPPLSKPAVEDEDIPVVQEEDQDFIEAEENPPEVNYTVAESDTETDSESSELFEGEEDDSDSVSEFTVFSEESIDGDNGLDGEALKPEHAAAPEFNNTFGAAAAAVLLEKAAADLDNADHDEVVDAEATKISEALSQSLGIENPDTEPTPSQAPIRRKQSMEDLLSHILADTDPAFADKILKRLNAIYETPQPSPNTQASVEDSEEPTQPANAAEDQSAQGNL, from the exons ATGGGGTCTTCTAATGGCAAGGCAGTGGAGTCGAGTGACAGGGTCGTAGTGACCCCCGGAAGGTCAAAACCAAGGAGCACAAGTCGAGTGCGATGGACTGTCGGGCTGTTAGTTCG GCTCACCATTTGGTACTTTCTCTTGACGCCGTTCTTCCGCTGCCCGTCCAACGTAGCCGAATTGACGGACTCTTCGCCCCGTATTTGCAAGCCATACTTGGTAGCCAGGTCTTATGTCGAGCCTCACGTTATTCCTCACTACAACGCCCACGCGGCGCCTTATGTTGACGCGGCGCGCCCCTATATCCGTATAATCAACGAGAAAGTTTACACCCCGGCATCGAACATTGCAAAACAGGGTTACGAAACTTATGGTGCCCCAGCGCTGGATCGGGCTCAGGCTTATGGCCAGCAGCAATGGGACGCGAATATTGTCCCTCATGTCCAGGTTGCAAAGGGTAAGGCAACTGATTGGTATGAAGCTCAAGTGGCGCCGCATGTGGATCATGTCGTGGCAATTCTGTCTCCGTACTACAATAAAGTTCACCGAGCGTACTGGACAGCCGTGGACGGGTACTTTTTACCGTTTGCCGCAAAGTATCAGCCTTACATTGGAAAGACCTACACGTCGGGCCAGGAGATCTTGACGACGACTATTTTGCCTCACGCTCACAATGCGTGGTATTTAACGGTTCATTTCGTCAATCACTCACTATGGCCCAGGATTTACAGCCTGTACTCGGAGAATGTGGAGCCTCAGCTTGTGAAAATTGGCCAGAGGCTCGCGAGTTATCGGGAGGGAAATCGCTTGCGGGGCGTTGCGGACGAAGTGGAAAG TTCCGCGGTGTATTCTACCgtttcctcttccagctcagtgAAATCTCGATCGCCTACTGCGAATTATGTTCCTGAGTCTACGCCCACTCCTTCACTTTCACCCTCAGAGCTGGCAGCGCAAATCCGCGATAAGATTTCGTCTGACCTTGTAACCTGGAAGGAACGATTTGCTTCGGCCTCTGAGAAGGGCGTCGAGAATCTCGAGAGTCGTGTGGTTGAAATTGTCGATACCTACTTAGCGGACGGAGCACAATCCGAGGGTGAGAAGCTTGTAATGGCATTGGAAACCGTCGTGGAAGAGCAGACAGCCGCCATCAAGAGCCGTATCAATGCGCTGACTGAGTCTCTGCCATCTACTGACGCTccggcggaagaagaaaccgCGGTCGAGGAACTACTAAAGGGCGTTCGAAACTCTGCCGTTATCATCAGAGACCGAGCTCACACCCTTAGGGAGTGGCACGTCTCatttgaggaagagcttATTCGAAAGGTTTCAGTCGCAGTCAACTCTACGCTTGCTGTTCTCGATGACGTCCGGGATCTCGGACTACAAGAAATTGGCATGAGGTGGGCCCTGATGGATGGCGTCACGTACAAAGATTGGGAGGATTATCACTCTCTAAAGGAGGAATTCGAGGATTGGAAAGCCAAATTCCGTGAGGTTGGACTGCAGCATGCACGAATTGAGGCTGTCAAAGAGGCCGCAGACGGAATCCTTTCACGTGGAATGGATGTTGCCGAAGCCGCAGCGAAGGAACTCGCTAGATTGAAGGAAGTCGGCCGCTGGAAGATCGCAGCCCGGGAAGTCAGTGATGACTTTGACACCAGACTGGagcctccgccgcctctcTCGAAGCCTGCcgtcgaagacgaagatatACCAGTGgtgcaagaagaagatcaggacTTCATTGAAGCCGAAGAGAACCCGCCCGAGGTAAACTACACTGTTGCTGAATCTGATACCGAAACGGATAGCGAGTCGTCAGAACTTTTTGaaggtgaggaagatgactCGGACTCTGTGTCGGAATTTACGGTTTTCTCTGAAGAGTCCATCGACGGTGACAACGGACTCGACGGCGAAGCTCTAAAGCCTGAACATGCAGCTGCTCCTGAATTTAACAACACTTttggagctgctgccgccgcagtGCTGCTTGAGAAAGCCGCTGCCGACTTAGATAATGCAGATCATGACGAAGTTGTTGACGCTGAGGCAACTAAAATTTCCGAGGCACTATCCCAGTCGTTGGGAATCGAGAATCCCGACACAGAACCTACACCAAGTCAAGCACCTATCCGACGAAAGCAATCCATGGAAGATCTTCTCTCCCACATACTCGCCGATACGGACCCTGCATTTGCTGATAAAATCCTAAAGAGGCTCAATGCTATCTACGAGACCCCGCAACCGAGTCCAAATACTCAGGCTTCGGTTGAAGATTCAGAAGAACCAACACAACCTGCaaatgctgctgaagatcaATCTGCGCAAGGTAATCTCTAA
- a CDS encoding 1-acylglycerol-3-phosphate O-acyltransferase SLC1 (transcript_id=CADANIAT00006871): protein MSLLYYIASGASTYIAFTASLFLVGQKVPRASFVARCLASYGSLLVCAMYGVVASIVLRVVGYGRISQWATARSFKWVMRFTTGVRFDIVEGKEYLSTRPAVIIGNHQSELDVLMLGEIFPPYCSVTAKKSLRYVPFLGWFMALSRTVFIDRANRQTAVKAFDSAAEEMRSHRQSVFIFAEGTRSYSEKPELLPFKKGAFHLAVKAGVPIVPVVVENYSHILAPKKFRFEAGSIKVKVLPPISTDGLTAADVDGLTTSTRESMLNTLLELSNAGPADLPSSSKGQSTAVDL, encoded by the exons ATGTCGCTGCTCTACTACATTGCATCGGGTGCAAGCACCTACATTGCCTTCACCGCGtctctcttccttgtcgGGCAGAAGGTTCCACGCGCTTCGTTCGTAGCGCGCTGCCTGGCGTCATATGGCTCTCTACTCGTTTGCGCGATGTACGGAGTGGTGGCCTCGATCGTCCTCCGCGTGGTGGGGTACGGCCGCATCTCCCAATGGGCCACCGCCCGCAGTTTCAAATGGGTGATGAGGTTCACGACCGGCGTGCGCtttgatatcgtcgagggTAAAGAGTACCTCTCTACGCGCCCCGCCGTCATCATCGGCAATCACCAATCCGAACTCGATGTTCTCATGCTCGGCGAGATCTTCCCGCCTTACTGCAGTGTCACGGCGAAGAAGTCACTCCGTTATGTTCCTTTCCTTGGGTGGTTCATGGCGCTCTCCCGGACCGTGTTCATTGACCGTGCCAACCGGCAAACGGCCGTGAAGGCATTTGATAGCgcagcggaggagatgcgcAGTCACCGACAGAGTGTGTTTATTTTCGCCGAGGGTACGAGGAGTTACTCGGAGAAGCCCGAACTCCTACCCTTCAAGAAGGGTGCTTTCCACTTGGCTGTCAAAGCGGGTGTGCCTATTGTTCCTGTTGTCGTGGAGAACTACTCGCATATCCTGGCGCCGAAAAAATTCAGGTTTGAAGCTGGATCTATCAAGGTTAAAG TTCTTCCCCCTATCAGCACCGACGGCTTAACCGCGGCTGATGTCGATGGACTCACGACATCGACCAGGGAATCGatgctcaacaccctcctgGAGCTCTCTAATGCCGGACCCGCCGACCTTCCCTCGTCATCCAAGGGACAATCAACTGCTGTTGATCTCTGA
- a CDS encoding anaphase promoting complex subunit bimA (transcript_id=CADANIAT00006872) → MTPSTSHISSQLRQLIYYHLDNNLARNALFLAGRLHAYEPRTSEASYLLALCYLQNGQVKAAWETSKHFGSRGAHLGCSYVYAQACLDLGKYTDGINALERSKGQWTSRNHWNKHSETRRQHLPDAAAVLCLQGKLWQAHKEHNKAVECYAAALKLNPFMWDAFLNLCETGVDLRVSNIYKMSPELYSMVSSAALEDVESQVLPPDGPLQTQVNPNPSLDPFTAGTTRSDSTSTHGSSALWEKLNGSTVSVASSGTGPHLPREGMETPGGQSSESDDPRVTNGNGTDVFEPPLAPAKKNRTIQTIGGDHPMDPPPKMRPTGIRPRTRTKFESDEGHTERDAGMGHRLGDRKRTVSGQVAHPSVPHSTDQGVGQRRSVRLFNQIKPSTNKISSTALGVKEGREVKKVRTTGNKARTTTSSNVGRVVSGNNRRHAGEIHDGDSKEYRGTSSTSNGSQNASSKLAISERTKSVEALAWILDLFFKIASGYFCLSRYKCSDAIQIFSSLSQGQRETPWVLAQIGRAYYEQAMYTEAEKYFVRVKAMAPSRLEDMEIYSTVLWHLKNDVELAYLAHELMDVDRLSPEAWCAVGNSFSHQRDHDQALKCFKRATQLDPHFAYGFTLQGHEYVANEEYDKALDAYRSGL, encoded by the exons ATGACTCCGTCCACATCACATATTTCGAGCCAGCTAAGGCAGCTGATATATTACCATCTTGACAACAACCTTGCTCGGAACGCGCTGTTCCTTGCCGGTCGTTTACACGCCTACGAACCTCGGACGTCGGAAGCTTCGTACCTATTAGCTCTGTGTTACCTACAAAATGGTCAGGTGAAAGCAGCATGGGAAACTAGCAAGCATTTTGGGTCGAGGGGTGCGCATCTTGGATGTTCTTACGTCTACGCGCAGGCTTGTCTTGACCTCGGGAAATATACGGACGGTATTAACGCGCTAGAGCGAAGTAAGGGACAATGGACTTCGCGAAACCACTGGA ATAAACACAGTGAGACGCGACGACAACACTTGCCGGATGCTGCGGCAGTTTTATGTTTGCAAGGAAAATTATGGCAGGCACACAAGGAACACAACAAGGCTGTGGAGTGTTACGCTGCAGCTTTAAAGCTGAATCCCTTCATGTGGGATGCATTCTTGAATCTGTGCGAAACTG GTGTTGATTTGCGTGTTTCAAACATATATAAGATGAGCCCGGAATTGTACAGCATGGTATCGTCTGCTGCGCTCGAAGATGTTGAATCCCAGGTTCTACCTCCGGACGGTCCACTCCAGACACAAGTTAACCCAAATCCGAGCTTGGACCCGTTCACTGCCGGTACGACTCGCAGCGATTCGACCTCTACTCACGGGAGCTCAGCTTTGTGGGAAAAGTTGAATGGAAGCACAGTTAGTGTGGCatcttcaggaacaggacCGCATCTTCCGCGGGAAGGCATGGAGACTCCTGGTGGCCAAAGTAGCGAATCTGATGATCCACGTGTAACCAACGGTAATGGCACAGATGTTTTTGAGCCGCCGCTAGCCCCTGCAAAGAAGAATCGAACGATCCAAACAATAGGCGGCGATCATCCGATGGATCCCCCGCCAAAGATGCGGCCAACCGGTATTCGACCGAGGACCCGAACCAAATTCGAGTCAGATGAAGGTCATACTGAGAGAGACGCGGGCATGGGTCACAGGTTAGGCGATCGGAAACGAACGGTCTCTGGACAAGTTGCGCATCCGTCGGTACCGCATTCAACCGACCAAGGTGTCGGGCAACGGCGAAGTGTACGTCTCTTTAACCAGATAAAGCCATCAACGAACAAAATATCTAGCACGGCATTAGGAGTGAAAGAGGGCCGGGAGGTGAAAAAGGTGAGAACTACGGGGAATAAGGCGCGCACAACAACAAGCTCAAATGTGGGCCGTGTTGTTAGCGGCAACAATCGACGACACGCTGGGGAGATCCATGACGGAGACAGCAAAGAATACCGTGGaacatcttcaacatcaaATGGCTCTCAGAACGCATCGTCTAAGCTCGCTATATCTGAGCGGACCAAATCGGTTGAAGCCTTGGCTTGGATTTTGGACTTGTTTTTCAAGATAGCCTCCGGCTATTTCTGTCTCAGCCGGTACAAATGCTCCGATGCTATCCAGATTTTCAGCTCTCTATCCCAGGGCCAACGGGAGACACCGTGGGTTCTTGCTCAAATTGGACGAGCTTACTACGAGCAAGCAATGTATACAGAGGCCGAGAAATACTTTGTCCGGGTGAAGGCCATGGCGCCTTCCCGGTTAGAAGATATGGAGATCTACTCGACGGTTCTTTGGCATTTGAAGAATGATGTCGAACTTGCTTACCTGGCCCATGAGTTAATGGATGTCGATCGCTTATCACCAGAAGCTTGGTGTGCTGTCGGTAACTCGTTCTCACACCAGCGGGACCACGATCAAGCTCTGAAGTGCTTCAAGCGTGCCACTCAATTGGATCCTCATTTCGCGTATGGGTTCACGCTACAGGGCCATGAGTATGTTGCCAACGAGGAATATGACAAGGCATTGGATGCCTATAGAAGCGGCCTTTAG
- a CDS encoding protein npgA (transcript_id=CADANIAT00006870) → MVQDTSSASTSPILTRWYIDTRPLTASTAALPLLETLQPADQISVQKYYHLKDKHMSLASNLLKYLFVHRNCRIPWSSIVISRTPDPHRRPCYIPPSGSQEDSFKDGYTGINVEFNVSHQASMVAIAGTAFTPNSGGDSKLKPEVGIDITCVNERQGRNGEERSLESLRQYIDIFSEVFSTAEMANIRRLDGVSSSSLSADRLVDYGYRLFYTYWALKEAYIKMTGEALLAPWLRELEFSNVVAPAAVAESGDSAGDFGEPYTGVRTTLYKNLVEDVRIEVAALGGDYLFATAARGGGIGASSRPGGGPDGSGIRSQDPWRPFKKLDIERDIQPCATGVCNCLS, encoded by the coding sequence ATGGTGCAAGACACATCAAGCGCAAGCACTTCGCCAATTTTAACAAGATGGTACATCGACACCCGCCCTCTAACCGCCTCAACAgcagcccttcctctccttgaAACCCTCCAGCCCGCTGATCAAATCTCCGTCCAAAAATACTACCATCTGAAGGATAAACACATGTCTCTCGCCTCTAATCTGCTCAAATACCTCTTCGTCCACCGAAACTGTCGCATCCCCTGGTCTTCAATCGTGATCTCTCGAACCCCAGATCCGCACAGACGACCATGCTATATTCCACCCTCAGGCTCACAGGAAGACAGCTTCAAAGACGGATATACCGGCATCAACGTTGAGTTCAACGTCAGCCACCAAGCCTCAATGGTCGCGATCGCGGGAACAGCTTTTACTCCCAATAGTGGTGGGGACAGCAAACTCAAACCCGAAGTCGGAATTGATATTACGTGCGTAAACGAGCGGCAGGGACGGAACGGGGAAGAGCGGAGCCTGGAATCGCTACGTCAATATATTGATATATTCTCGGAAGTGTTTTCCACTGCAGAGATGGCCAATATAAGGAGGTTAGATGGagtctcatcatcctcactgTCTGCTGATCGTCTTGTGGACTACGGGTACAGACTCTTCTACACTTACTGGGCGCTCAAAGAGGCGTATATAAAAATGACTGGGGAGGCCCTCTTAGCACCGTGGTTACGGGAACTGGAATTCAGTAATGTCGTCGCCCCGGCCGCTGTTGCGGAGAGTGGGGATTCGGCTGGGGATTTCGGGGAGCCGTATACGGGTGTCAGGACGACTTTATATAAAAATCTCGTTGAGGATGTGAGGATTGAAGTTGCTGCTCTGGGCGGTGATTACCTATTTGCAACGGCTGCGAGGGGTGGTGGGATTGGAGCTAGTTCTAGACCAGGAGGTGGTCCAGACGGAAGTGGCATCCGAAGCCAGGATCCCTGGAGGCCTTTCAAGAAGTTAGATATAGAGCGAGATATCCAGCCCTGTGCGACTGGGGTGTGTAATTGCCTATCCTAA
- a CDS encoding nuclear cap-binding protein subunit CBC2 (transcript_id=CADANIAT00006868), whose product MSIPERRNTVERLDRPSAYYLSKNKRRKYSSDESEEQKDPMEGLRDATTLYVGNLSTSSSPSSVSQPHNPDLLLTRFRCGEIKRLVMGLDRYNKTPCGFCFVEYYTHQDALDCLKYIGGTKLDERIIRTDLDPGFEEGRQYGRGKSGGQVRDEYREEYDPGRGGYGRAYADDQRRREEEEYGAGR is encoded by the exons ATGAGTATACCGGAGCGACGTAACACGGTTGAGCGGCTCGACCGGCCCAGCGCCTACTATTTAAGCAAG AATAAAAGGCGCAAGTACAGTTCCGATGAGTCggaggagcagaaagaccCCATGGAAGGTCTGAGGGATGCCACGACTCTTTATGTTGGTAATCT ATCCAcgagctcttctccaagttcgGTTTCCCAGCCGCACAACCCGGATCTTTTGCTAACCCGATTTAGATGCGGAGAGATAAAGCGCCTTGTAATGGGCCTCGACCGATACAACAAAACTCCTTGCGGATTCTGCTTCGTTGAATACTATACGCATCAAGACGCTCTTGATTGCTTAAAATACATTGGTGGTACAAAGTTAGATGAGAGAATCATCAGGACGGACCTTGATCCGGGATTCGAGGAAGGCCGACAATACGG ACGAGGTAAATCCGGTGGCCAGGTCCGTGACGAATACCGAGAAGAGTACGATCCTGGTCGTGGCGGTTACGGGCGAGCATACGCGGATGATCAACGACGACGTGAAGAAGAGGAGTATGGAGCCGGTAGGTAG
- a CDS encoding protein nup82 (transcript_id=CADANIAT00006867), protein MPKVISYTPPWLSRPFPGAALFSSPAPKDPASSKSTKDTPYLGPSRTLARRGNEVFTVVDNQIRWSSLTRLKDDWQQRARSKSQKPDADAGAPYRVLMVPVYDQIRQIIPSPNGAFLAIVADHTVFIAVLPDSAHLATADSSPIRVKTYQLGPTTHVIPESPVVSALWHPLGVYSNLGGCLVTVTEDAVVRVWELDRNNHWSFDRPTLAVDLRKLIDGTSSDQDFAPSGFGKNKGFSSDYVDMEVASARFGGVGSEKEDAWAAMTLWIAMKPGDLYALCPLLPSKWRAPSAAIPSLSAAIVPKLSALEEDPLDHEDQLAACRQQWEWLAEIDNQEPLQIIPGSATEPESEILMRPSNLSAIPKLQGPFRVDIGDDADDLDLCDMLVIAAKADTDALMMGEEDELTLDSGGDKLSATVICLSSLSGRVYICLEIVGVEGQWLPKARKNAFRVPESESSDLLLVEVINTTKEEHRTLPTWPMFTPDAHSRYSFFVTTSHGVVFISLSSWIQRLEDELQSEDTSGSGFRLQVLCQGNASVLESIIQVDDAGTSSSQPFHLPASLVYYDYDLGYLLLTSHASNPYAAILEKPTFFPTFSLESDVQPTDSPTIPPHRPPYQVPSILYSDSPLEFFVDKHVPHRYRSSLKEPVLLSPATLDLVAAAHRILSAHTNALERAASDLFRRCERLQGELRDQLGQIADVADRIKGVSSEIGEDGQRKEGSRSTAALNARLKAAKDRQSELVWRYEAIRNKVLKSGGRPLSEKESSWIAEVEALSQSFDKERKEESAQHIAKRLDAVKDIASELITEAKSVAARIFTTTEPSTPTSPTSAQPRVPQRLQRAKIADAMKMVERESAVIESITARLARLNTLV, encoded by the exons ATGCCGAAAGTCATCAGTTATACTCCTCCCTGGCTCTCGCGCCCTTTCCCCGGTGCCGCCTTGTTTTCCAGTCCAGCACCCAAGGACCCAGCAAGCTCTAAAAGCACAAAAGATACTCCCTATCTTGGTCCTTCGCGGACACTGGCTCGGCGAGGAAATGAAGTATTTACGGTTGTTGACAATCAAATTCGTTGGTCAAGCCTCACGCGATTGAAGGACGACTGGCAGCAGCGCGCTAGGtcgaagagccagaagccCGATGCGGATGCCGGCGCTCCCTACCGG GTCTTGATGGTTCCAGTGTACGACCAAATCCGACAGATCATACCCTCCCCGAACGGCGCTTTCTTGGCAATTGTCGCAGACCACACCGTCTTCATCGCAGTGCTTCCTGATTCCGCGCACCTGGCTACCGCAGACTCCTCTCCGATACGTGTGAAAACATACCAACTTGGTCCGACGACACATGTCATTCCGGAATCTCCGGTGGTGTCGGCGTTGTGGCATCCGCTCGGAGTCTACAGCAATCTCGGAGGGTGCCTTGTGACAGTAACTGAAGATGCAGTGGTGCGCGTATGGGAGTTGGACCGGAACAATCATTGGTCATTTGACCGTCCGACTTTGGCCGTCGACCTTAGGAAGCTAATCGATGGGACTTCTTCGGACCAGGACTTTGCGCCGTCGGGCTTCGGAAAGAACAAGGGCTTTTCCTCTGATTATGTCGATATGGAGGTTGCGTCGGCTCGCTTTGGTGGTGTTGGAAGCGAAAAGGAGGATGCCTGGGCCGCAATGACGCTTTGGATTGCTATGAAGCCTGGTGACCTTTACGCGCTCTGTCCGCTCTTACCTTCTAAGTGGAGAGCGCCTTCTGCTGCTATTCCTTCATTGTCTGCTGCAATCGTACCAAAGCTGTCCGCCTTGGAAGAGGATCCTCTTGATCATGAGGATCAATTGGCGGCCTGTCGGCAACAGTGGGAGTGGCTAGCGGAAATCGATAACCAGGAACCCCTACAGATAATTCCTGGCTCCGCGACCGAACCCGAGTCTGAAATCCTTATGCGACCCTCAAATCTTAGCGCGATTCCTAAGCTCCAAGGTCCTTTTCGCGTCGACATCGgggatgatgctgatgatctTGATCTTTGCGACATGCTAGTCATCGCGGCCAAGGCTGATACTGACGCTCTGATGatgggcgaagaggatgaatTGACACTGGATAGCGGCGGCGACAAATTGTCAGCGACCGTAATCTGTCTATCTTCCCTGAGCGGTCGAGTGTATATCTGCCTTGAAATCGTTGGAGTGGAGGGACAATGGCTGCcaaaggcgaggaagaacgcTTTTCGAGTGCCTGAATCGGAGTCAAGTGACTTGCTACTAGTGGAAGTCATCAATACCACTAAGGAAGAGCATAGAACGTTGCCTACGTGGCCTATGTTCACGCCCGATGCTCACTCCCGGTATAGCTTCTTTGTGACAACGTCTCACGGCGTAGTTTTcatctcgctctcttcgtGGATACAGCGCTTGGAGGACGAATTACAGTCTGAGGATACATCGGGCTCGGGCTTCCGCCTTCAAGTCCTTTGCCAAGGCAATGCATCTGTTCTGGAATCGATCATCCAGGTAGACGATGCTGGCACTTCGAGCAGTCAACCCTTTCACCTCCCGGCGTCTTTAGTCTACTATGACTACGATTTAGGCTATCTATTGCTCACCTCGCATGCATCTAATCCATATGCGGCTATTCTTGAGAAGCCCACTTTCTTCCCAACGTTTTCTCTCGAATCTGACGTCCAGCCGACCGATTCTCCTACGATTCCCCCCCATCGTCCCCCTTACCAGGTCCCGTCCATTCTCTACTCTGATTCTCCCTTGGAGTTCTTCGTTGATAAGCATGTTCCTCATCGCTACCGGAGTAGCCTCAAGGAACCGGTGCTTCTGTCACCAGCCACTCTAGACCTTGTAGCCGCAGCGCACCGAATCTTGTCTGCCCACACAAATGCTCTTGAACGTGCTGCCTCAGATCTTTTTCGTCGATGCGAGAGGTTACAGGGTGAATTGCGCGATCAGTTAGGGCAGATAGCTGATGTAGCTGATCGGATCAAGGGTGTCTCGAGTGAAATAGGCGAGGATGggcagaggaaggagggatcCCGGAGCACTGCAGCATTGAACGCGAGGTTGAAGGCCGCCAAAGATAGACAGTCAGAACTGGTCTGGCGATACGAGGCCATCCGGAACAAAGTTCTTAAATCTGGCGGACGGCCGCTAAGTGAAAAGGAGTCGTCATGGATCgctgaagttgaagcacTTTCGCAGTCGTTTGATAAAGAGCGGAAGGAGGAATCCGCACAGCATATTGCCAAGCGGCTAGATGCT GTAAAGGATATCGCATCTGAACTGATCACAGAAGCCAAGTCTGTTGCCGCTAGAATTTTCACTACAACAGAGCCTAGCACTCCGACATCTCCTACCAGCGCGCAGCCCCGCGTTCCTCAGCGCCTCCAGAGGGCCAAAATTGCCGATGCCATGAAGATGGTGGAGCGAGA ATCTGCAGTCATCGAATCGATAACTGCGCGCTTGGCGCGGCTCAATACCCTTGTCTGA